From the Motacilla alba alba isolate MOTALB_02 chromosome Z, Motacilla_alba_V1.0_pri, whole genome shotgun sequence genome, one window contains:
- the LOC119696068 gene encoding acrosin-like: MAYDYDPMAPDYGELHIIGGTAVQPGAWAGIVSIQDPWEPGTGHICGGSLISTEWVLTAAHCFINARNTNTWHVVAGATQLTQLGPEVQVRQIKQLRVHEHYIPGEERNNIALLKLDQPVMCSHYVQLGCVPDTTLKVSELEACYIAGWDTSTTTAQRPSDVLQEAKVHLIDVQLCNSSLWYTGAIHTQNLCAGYSVGSINPCQGVSGGPLVCKDNNAAFFWLVGVASRVKGCVRANQPGVYTSVQHFYDWILVQIDPQPDRRVSRHSMTALTPPQKPRQIPTPLDRFSSGPFSLQKLVEFFTQVKEVLQVLRRKLAREAG; encoded by the exons ATGGCTTATGACTATGACCCCATGGCTCCAGACTATGGCGAACTGCACATCATTGGTGGCACAGCTGTCCAGccaggagcctgggctgggattgtCAGCATCCAGGATCCCTGGGAACCAGGCACAGGGCATATCTGTGGAGGGTCCCTCATCAGCACAGAGTGGGTTCTCACAGCCGCCCACTGCTTCATCAATGCCAG GAACACCAACACATGGCATGTAGTGGCTGGGGCTACCCAGTTGACTCAGCTGGGCCCTGAGGTGCAAGTGCGCCAGATTAAGCAGCTACGGGTTCATGAACACTATATTCCTGGTGAGGAGAGGAACAACATTGCCTTGCTGAAATTGGACCAGCCTGTCATGTGCAGCCACTACGTACAGCTGGGCTGTGTGCCTGACACCACACTGAAAGTGTCAGAGCTGGAAGCCTGTTACATTGCTGGCTGGGATACTAGTACTACAACAG CTCAAAGACCAAGTGACGTCCTGCAGGAGGCCAAAGTCCACCTCATTGATGTCCAGCTCTGTAACAGCAGCCTCTGGTACACAGGGGCCATTCACACTCAAAATTTGTGTGCTGGTTACTCAGTGGGTAGCATCAACCCCTGCCAG GGTGTCAGCGGTGGTCCTCTGGTGTGCAAAGATAACAATGCTGCCTTCTTCTGGCTCGttggtgtggccagcagggtaAAAGGCTGTGTGAGAGCAAACCAGCCTGGAGTCTACACCTCCGTTCAGCACTTCTATGACTGGATTCTGGTCCAGATAGACCCGCAGCCAGACAGAAGAGTATCAAGACATTCTATGACTGCCCTAACCCCCCCTCAGAAGCCAAGGCAAATACCAACACCATTGGACAGGTTTAGCTCCGGCCCATTTTCACTCCAGAAGCTGGTGGAATTTTTTACTCAGGTGAAGGAGGTCCTTCAGGTCCTAAGGAGAAAACTGGCTAGAGAAGCAGGATAA